One Rhodospirillaceae bacterium genomic region harbors:
- a CDS encoding phosphatidate cytidylyltransferase produces MAPSAGKDLSNLTLRIISALVLAPVVLAAAYVGDGFFLFLVGIVVYLLGLEWASISIGRMFGFVPAMVCAGLIGSVAFVGLGHPETAFIALAVSVAIVSINPTNSPGPSGRRGWLAFGVIFIGTSFVALLLMRADNQLGRNFIFWLFAVVWSSDTGAYVFGRAIGGPKLAPNISPKKTWAGFYGGLASSALAGACTAVLLEGPSILGLAVFSAVVGFTAQMGDLLESWFKRKFSVKDSGKIIPGHGGLFDRVDGLMTAVLFCAAVWGLEKDWIARWL; encoded by the coding sequence ATGGCACCATCAGCCGGTAAGGACCTCTCAAACTTAACTTTAAGAATTATTTCCGCATTGGTATTGGCCCCTGTGGTATTGGCTGCGGCCTATGTCGGCGACGGTTTCTTTCTCTTCCTCGTCGGCATTGTCGTCTACCTTCTTGGTTTGGAATGGGCCTCAATCAGTATAGGCCGTATGTTTGGCTTTGTTCCCGCAATGGTGTGCGCGGGGCTCATTGGCTCAGTAGCCTTTGTCGGACTGGGGCATCCCGAAACCGCATTTATAGCGCTTGCCGTCTCAGTAGCGATCGTATCGATTAACCCCACAAATTCCCCGGGGCCGTCTGGTAGAAGAGGATGGCTGGCGTTTGGGGTGATCTTTATTGGTACTTCGTTTGTGGCATTGCTGCTCATGCGAGCTGATAATCAATTGGGTCGAAATTTCATATTCTGGTTATTTGCGGTTGTTTGGTCTTCGGACACAGGGGCGTATGTATTTGGTAGGGCCATCGGCGGTCCAAAATTGGCACCAAATATTAGTCCAAAAAAAACCTGGGCCGGGTTTTATGGTGGCTTGGCGAGTTCAGCCCTTGCCGGGGCTTGCACCGCGGTTCTTTTGGAGGGGCCGAGCATCTTAGGGCTTGCGGTGTTTAGTGCTGTGGTTGGTTTTACGGCGCAGATGGGAGATTTATTGGAATCCTGGTTTAAGCGGAAGTTTTCGGTTAAAGACTCAGGTAAGATAATTCCCGGCCACGGTGGCTTGTTTGACCGAGTTGATGGCCTGATGACTGCGGTGCTATTTTGTGCCGCCGTGTGGGGACTAGAAAAAGATTGGATTGCGAGATGGCTCTAA
- the frr gene encoding ribosome recycling factor, with protein sequence MADTNFAKTKADLQRRMDGAVEVLHQEFAGLRTGRASISLLEPITVDAYGSNMPMNQVGTVSVPEPRLLTVQVWDKGLVKAVEKAIMESGLGLNPATEGQLIRVPIPPLTEERRVELTKVAGKYAEEARIAVRNVRRHGMDDLKKGEKDGDISKDEHHDYSQEIQTLTDSIIKNIDETLANKEKEIMQV encoded by the coding sequence GTGGCGGATACAAATTTTGCTAAGACGAAAGCTGACCTGCAACGTAGGATGGATGGTGCGGTGGAAGTGTTACACCAGGAATTCGCCGGCCTGCGAACTGGACGCGCCTCAATCAGCTTGCTTGAACCCATAACCGTCGATGCTTACGGATCGAACATGCCAATGAACCAAGTCGGCACGGTCAGCGTTCCTGAACCTCGGTTGTTGACCGTTCAAGTCTGGGACAAAGGGTTGGTCAAGGCTGTCGAAAAAGCAATCATGGAATCCGGTCTTGGTTTAAATCCAGCGACCGAAGGCCAACTGATCCGCGTGCCAATCCCCCCGTTGACGGAAGAGCGTCGCGTCGAATTGACGAAGGTCGCCGGAAAATATGCCGAAGAAGCGCGGATTGCGGTTCGAAATGTCCGACGACACGGCATGGACGATCTTAAGAAAGGCGAAAAAGACGGCGATATTTCTAAGGATGAGCACCACGACTATAGTCAGGAAATTCAGACTTTGACGGACAGCATCATCAAGAATATTGACGAAACTTTGGCGAACAAAGAAAAGGAAATTATGCAGGTATGA
- a CDS encoding UMP kinase: protein MASEPKYRRVLLKLSGEALMGPKDFGLDSGTVDRITDEIKAVHEMGVQVSLVIGAGNIFRGVSEAAESIERTSADYMGMLATVMNALAVQSMLESKGVETRVQSAIPMATVCEPYIRRRAVRHMERGRLVIFAGGTGNPFFTTDTAAALRAVEMGCDGLLKGTQVDGVYSADPKKVADAERYDSLSYQDVISRDLRVMDTSAIALARENDLPILVFSIHTPGAFAEIVHGGGTYTIIQ, encoded by the coding sequence ATGGCATCCGAGCCGAAATACCGCCGCGTTTTATTAAAACTCTCCGGTGAAGCCCTGATGGGGCCAAAGGACTTCGGACTCGATTCCGGAACCGTTGATCGTATTACCGATGAAATCAAAGCCGTGCACGAGATGGGAGTTCAGGTCTCTCTGGTGATTGGCGCTGGAAATATCTTTCGCGGCGTTTCAGAGGCTGCTGAGAGTATTGAGCGTACCAGTGCCGATTATATGGGGATGCTGGCCACAGTGATGAATGCGCTGGCGGTCCAGAGCATGCTGGAAAGTAAAGGTGTTGAGACCCGGGTTCAGTCAGCCATTCCAATGGCGACGGTGTGCGAACCGTATATTCGGCGCCGTGCGGTTCGGCATATGGAGCGCGGGCGGCTGGTTATCTTTGCGGGTGGTACCGGTAATCCTTTTTTCACCACTGATACGGCCGCTGCTTTACGCGCCGTTGAAATGGGCTGCGACGGTCTTTTGAAGGGGACACAGGTCGATGGTGTCTATAGCGCTGATCCAAAAAAAGTCGCAGATGCTGAACGTTATGATTCACTTTCCTATCAAGACGTGATATCCCGCGACTTGAGAGTCATGGATACGTCGGCGATTGCGTTGGCGCGTGAGAATGATTTACCGATTTTGGTATTTTCCATTCACACGCCGGGCGCATTTGCTGAAATCGTCCATGGCGGCGGAACGTATACAATAATTCAGTAG
- a CDS encoding isoprenyl transferase, giving the protein MTLVSAAKLKISGGVQAPTHVAIIMDGNGRWAKARNLPRIAGHKRGAETVKTIVRAAADLGVSYLTLYGFSSENWNRPEDEVRGLMGLLRFYLRNEINYLHKNGVRLLIIGDRDRLDDDIVNLIEDAEAQTAKNTAITLAIALSYGGRSEITRAARILATRVAAGDISPADIDEGALEESLLTSGFPDPDLLIRTSGEKRISNFLLWQTAYSELIFVDTLWPDFSKEDLENALIEFQGRERRYGTISR; this is encoded by the coding sequence ATGACCCTGGTTTCGGCAGCTAAATTAAAAATTTCAGGCGGTGTGCAAGCGCCGACGCATGTTGCCATCATCATGGATGGAAATGGACGTTGGGCGAAAGCACGCAATCTCCCTCGGATCGCTGGCCATAAGCGGGGGGCTGAGACAGTTAAGACGATCGTGCGTGCTGCTGCGGATTTAGGCGTGTCTTATTTGACGCTTTATGGTTTCTCATCAGAAAATTGGAACCGGCCCGAGGACGAAGTGAGGGGCTTGATGGGACTGCTAAGGTTCTATTTACGGAATGAAATTAATTACTTACACAAAAATGGAGTGCGCCTTCTAATAATTGGGGATCGGGATCGTTTGGATGACGATATCGTAAACTTAATAGAGGATGCTGAGGCGCAAACAGCTAAAAATACGGCCATTACGTTGGCCATCGCGTTGAGTTACGGGGGTCGCTCTGAAATCACCCGGGCTGCGCGCATATTAGCGACACGGGTGGCAGCGGGTGACATTAGCCCAGCTGATATTGACGAGGGGGCATTGGAAGAGAGTTTGTTAACGTCGGGATTTCCCGACCCGGACCTACTCATTCGGACCAGCGGCGAAAAGCGCATCAGTAATTTTCTGTTGTGGCAGACGGCTTATTCAGAGCTGATATTCGTCGATACACTGTGGCCGGACTTTTCCAAGGAAGATTTAGAAAACGCTCTCATCGAGTTCCAGGGACGAGAGCGGCGCTATGGCACCATCAGCCGGTAA
- a CDS encoding elongation factor Ts yields MAQITAALVKDLREKTGVGMMDCKKALGETDGDLEAAVDWLRTKGLASAAKKAGRIASEGLVGMAVDGTKGAMVEVNSETDFVARNETFQNFVSTCAKLALTTGDDMDALKASDFPGSDRTVEDELTNMISTIGENMNLRRVETVSVNSGAVISYMHNAIGDGIGKIGVLVGLESDADGAALEGTGKQLAMHVAAANPQSISRDDLDPDLVQRERDVLSQQARDSGKPENIIEKMVEGRMRKFYEESCLVDQTFVIDGESTVGKVIEQAGSDAGGSISVAKFVRYSLGEGLEKKDEDFAAEVAAVSGG; encoded by the coding sequence ATGGCACAGATAACAGCCGCGCTTGTTAAGGACCTTCGCGAGAAGACCGGCGTGGGAATGATGGATTGCAAAAAAGCTCTCGGCGAAACCGATGGGGATCTAGAGGCAGCAGTTGATTGGCTGCGCACCAAGGGACTGGCATCGGCCGCTAAGAAGGCGGGTCGGATTGCCTCTGAGGGTCTTGTCGGCATGGCTGTCGATGGCACCAAAGGGGCGATGGTTGAAGTCAATTCCGAAACCGACTTTGTCGCTCGTAACGAGACCTTTCAGAACTTCGTTTCGACGTGTGCCAAGCTGGCACTGACGACAGGGGATGATATGGATGCCCTTAAGGCTTCTGATTTCCCTGGAAGCGATCGCACGGTCGAAGACGAATTGACCAACATGATCTCCACCATTGGAGAGAACATGAACCTTCGCCGGGTTGAGACCGTATCGGTGAATTCCGGCGCGGTCATTTCCTACATGCACAACGCCATCGGCGACGGCATCGGCAAGATTGGTGTTTTGGTTGGTTTGGAATCCGATGCTGACGGTGCTGCTTTAGAAGGCACAGGCAAGCAATTGGCGATGCACGTGGCAGCGGCCAACCCGCAATCGATCAGCCGGGATGATCTTGATCCTGATCTGGTTCAGCGTGAACGCGATGTTTTGAGCCAGCAGGCCCGCGACAGCGGTAAGCCAGAGAACATCATCGAAAAAATGGTCGAAGGCCGGATGCGTAAATTCTACGAAGAATCTTGCTTGGTTGATCAGACCTTTGTCATTGATGGCGAAAGCACGGTCGGTAAAGTTATCGAACAAGCGGGCAGCGATGCCGGTGGTTCGATCAGTGTTGCCAAGTTCGTTCGTTATTCCCTGGGTGAAGGCTTGGAGAAGAAGGATGAAGACTTCGCCGCCGAAGTCGCAGCTGTAAGCGGCGGTTGA